In Pseudophryne corroboree isolate aPseCor3 chromosome 7, aPseCor3.hap2, whole genome shotgun sequence, a single window of DNA contains:
- the LOC134943952 gene encoding nmrA-like family domain-containing protein 1, whose product MSGKKVIVVFGATGAQGGSVADALLQDGYFAVRAVTRDTSKPAAVKLREAGAEVVCADLDNEESLVAALTGAYGAFVVTNFWEHFSIEKEVTQGKLIADVIKRLGLTFVVFSGLDNVKKLTGGKLEVLHFDGKGEIEEYFRQIGVSMASVRLPSYYENFLTFYRPQKNKDSDSYSLAMPMGDVPLDGLSVKDLGPIVVSILKSPSQYAGKDIGLSTEKLTVEQYAALMSKALGKTIKDAKISPEAYEKLGFPGAGELANMFRFYIMMRPDRDVDLTLKLNPRARKFQQWIEENKEAFQDL is encoded by the exons GAGCTCAGGGCGGGTCAGTGGCCGATGCGCTACTACAAGATGGCTACTTTGCGGTCAGGGCGGTGACTCGGGACACCAGCAAACCAGCAGCTGTGAAGCTTAGGGAGGCCGGAGCGGAGGTCGTGTGTGCAGATTTGGACAATGAGGAAAGTCTGGTGGCCGCACTAACCGGAGCCTATGGAGCTTTCGTGGTCACCAACTTCTGGGAACACTTCAGCATTGAGAAGGAGGTGACACAG GGAAAATTGATCGCAGATGTAATCAAACGACTTGGCCTGACCTTCGTGGTCTTCAGTGGCCTGGACAACGTGAAGAAGCTGACGGGGGGAAAGCTGGAAGTGCTCCATTTCGACGGCAAAGGGGAGATAGAGGAATATTTTAGACAGATTGGAGTCTCTATGGCCAGTGTGCGACTTCCCAGTTACTATGAGAACTTCCTGACTTTCTACAGGCCCCAGAAGAACAAGGACAGTGACAGCTACTCTCTGG CCATGCCCATGGGTGACGTTCCGCTGGATGGGTTGTCTGTGaaagacttgggtcctatcgttgTCAGTATCCTGAAGTCTCCATCGCAATACGCTGGCAAGGACATTGGGCTCAGCACGGAGAAGCTGACGGTAGAGCAGTATGCAGCTTTAATGTCCAAAGCCTTGGGGAAAACCATCAAGGATGCCAAA ATATCCCCTGAGGCCTACGAGAAGCTGGGCTTCCCGGGAGCAGGAGAGCTGGCCAACATGTTCCGCTTCTACATCATGATGAGACCCGACCGGGATGTGGACCTCACCCTCAAACTCAACCCCAGGGCCAGGAAGTTCCAGCAGTGGATTGAGGAGAACAAGGAGGCTTTTCAGGACCTGTGA